A genomic region of Oryza glaberrima chromosome 1, OglaRS2, whole genome shotgun sequence contains the following coding sequences:
- the LOC127780672 gene encoding putative disease resistance protein RGA3 isoform X2, with protein MQEFVVFVSSYPRMSRQPYCSYLLLENCMFGRQEEQERVINFLLARHPPGGEEVIDVLPIIGPGRVGKSTLVEHVCHDERVRKYFSTIVFYGLGSIENNGDMAFLPDTGAVKYRNPVSGKQSLAIIELVDEMDDETWKKILHSLRGDHIAPVSKIIIMSRSNKIELFGTTKALQLDFLPKEVFWYFFKTIAFGSTSPVEEPKLASICMDIAASVNRSFIGLNVHGSILRSNICAQFWYSYLKRLKYYTDKHVRLFGEHPRDTNKNNGGLTYVWMHKNKHGCSGLATYKLFQASSISQNNLPTIRSIDMVSRNVKPRAKYEVLEWQSSIPPYYSYIAQYEILAQPKLMLPPKRKRSGALSEELV; from the coding sequence ATGCAGGAGTTTGTTGTGTTTGTGAGCAGCTACCCTCGTATGAGTCGACAACCTTATTGCAGCTACTTGTTGCTAGAGAACTGCATGTTTGGTCGCCAAGAAGAACAGGAAAGGGTCATCAACTTCCTGCTAGCACGACATCCTCCGGGCGGTGAAGAAGTTATTGATGTGCTTCCGATAATTGGCCCAGGCAGGGTTGGGAAGAGCACTCTTGTTGAGCATGTCTGCCATGATGAAAGGGTGCGTAAATACTTCTCTACAATTGTTTTCTATGGCCTTGGTAGCATTGAGAATAATGGAGACATGGCGTTTCTTCCAGATACCGGCGCAGTCAAATATCGAAATCCTGTCTCAGGCAAACAGTCATTAGCTATCATTGAACTTGTTGATGAGATGGATGATGAAACATGGAAGAAGATATTGCACAGCCTTAGAGGAGACCACATAGCACCTGTGAGTAAGATCATAATAATGAGCCGATCAAACAAGATAGAATTGTTTGGAACAACAAAGGCACTCCAATTAGATTTTCTCCCAAAAGAAGTTTTTTGGTATTTCTTCAAGACGATTGCATTTGGGAGCACAAGTCCTGTAGAGGAGCCTAAGCTAGCATCCATATGTATGGACATCGCGGCTTCGGTGAATAGATCATTCATTGGATTAAACGTCCATGGGAGCATACTAAGATCTAATATATGTGCTCAATTCTGGTACAGTTATCTCAAACGTCTGAAATATTACACAGACAAGCATGTCCGTCTGTTTGGTGAACACCCAAGAGACACAAATAAAAATAACGGTGGACTTACTTACGTTTGGATGCATAAAAACAAACATGGCTGCAGTGGCCTAGCGACATACAAACTTTTTCAAGCAAGTTCTATAAGTCAAAATAATCTACCAACGATACGATCAATTGATATGGTTTCTCGAAATGTTAAGCCTCGAGCGAAATATGAAGTCTTGGAATGGCAATCCAGCATACCTCCATACTATAGCTACATCGCGCAATACGAGATACTTGCACAACCGAAACTCATGCTACCTCCTAAAAGGAAGCGATCCGGGGCGCTCTCAGAAGAGTTAGTTTGA
- the LOC127780672 gene encoding putative disease resistance protein RGA3 isoform X1, with the protein MVDSYYQKHQGVEENLQCLHRLLLRIQAIVEEADSRHITNQAMLLQLRMLSNMMYRGYYFLDNFRCRIVQAHAQDEVRDHSLALSSFNPLKQFCFSTTTRKMVSEVSERKELHKMLGHLESIVSDMQEFVVFVSSYPRMSRQPYCSYLLLENCMFGRQEEQERVINFLLARHPPGGEEVIDVLPIIGPGRVGKSTLVEHVCHDERVRKYFSTIVFYGLGSIENNGDMAFLPDTGAVKYRNPVSGKQSLAIIELVDEMDDETWKKILHSLRGDHIAPVSKIIIMSRSNKIELFGTTKALQLDFLPKEVFWYFFKTIAFGSTSPVEEPKLASICMDIAASVNRSFIGLNVHGSILRSNICAQFWYSYLKRLKYYTDKHVRLFGEHPRDTNKNNGGLTYVWMHKNKHGCSGLATYKLFQASSISQNNLPTIRSIDMVSRNVKPRAKYEVLEWQSSIPPYYSYIAQYEILAQPKLMLPPKRKRSGALSEELV; encoded by the coding sequence ATGGTTGACAGTTACTACCAGAAGCATCAGGGTGTTGAGGAGAATCTACAATGCTTACATCGCTTGCTGCTCCGGATCCAAGCCATCGTTGAGGAGGCTGACAGTAGGCACATCACAAATCAAGCTATGCTGCTGCAACTTAGAATGCTGAGCAATATGATGTACAGGGGCTACTACTTCCTTGATAATTTCAGGTGCCGAATCGTTCAAGCGCATGCTCAAGATGAGGTGCGTGATCACTCTCTTGCCCTGTCCTCTTTCAATCCATTAAAGCAGTTTTGCTTCTCCACTACAACAAGGAAAATGGTATCTGAAGTTTCGGAGAGAAAAGAGCTGCATAAGATGCTTGGTCACCTGGAAAGCATTGTTTCAGACATGCAGGAGTTTGTTGTGTTTGTGAGCAGCTACCCTCGTATGAGTCGACAACCTTATTGCAGCTACTTGTTGCTAGAGAACTGCATGTTTGGTCGCCAAGAAGAACAGGAAAGGGTCATCAACTTCCTGCTAGCACGACATCCTCCGGGCGGTGAAGAAGTTATTGATGTGCTTCCGATAATTGGCCCAGGCAGGGTTGGGAAGAGCACTCTTGTTGAGCATGTCTGCCATGATGAAAGGGTGCGTAAATACTTCTCTACAATTGTTTTCTATGGCCTTGGTAGCATTGAGAATAATGGAGACATGGCGTTTCTTCCAGATACCGGCGCAGTCAAATATCGAAATCCTGTCTCAGGCAAACAGTCATTAGCTATCATTGAACTTGTTGATGAGATGGATGATGAAACATGGAAGAAGATATTGCACAGCCTTAGAGGAGACCACATAGCACCTGTGAGTAAGATCATAATAATGAGCCGATCAAACAAGATAGAATTGTTTGGAACAACAAAGGCACTCCAATTAGATTTTCTCCCAAAAGAAGTTTTTTGGTATTTCTTCAAGACGATTGCATTTGGGAGCACAAGTCCTGTAGAGGAGCCTAAGCTAGCATCCATATGTATGGACATCGCGGCTTCGGTGAATAGATCATTCATTGGATTAAACGTCCATGGGAGCATACTAAGATCTAATATATGTGCTCAATTCTGGTACAGTTATCTCAAACGTCTGAAATATTACACAGACAAGCATGTCCGTCTGTTTGGTGAACACCCAAGAGACACAAATAAAAATAACGGTGGACTTACTTACGTTTGGATGCATAAAAACAAACATGGCTGCAGTGGCCTAGCGACATACAAACTTTTTCAAGCAAGTTCTATAAGTCAAAATAATCTACCAACGATACGATCAATTGATATGGTTTCTCGAAATGTTAAGCCTCGAGCGAAATATGAAGTCTTGGAATGGCAATCCAGCATACCTCCATACTATAGCTACATCGCGCAATACGAGATACTTGCACAACCGAAACTCATGCTACCTCCTAAAAGGAAGCGATCCGGGGCGCTCTCAGAAGAGTTAGTTTGA
- the LOC127780672 gene encoding putative disease resistance protein RGA3 isoform X3, with amino-acid sequence MDTFFSAVLGDLLSRSISFMVDSYYQKHQGVEENLQCLHRLLLRIQAIVEEADSRHITNQAMLLQLRMLSNMMYRGYYFLDNFRCRIVQAHAQDEVRDHSLALSSFNPLKQFCFSTTTRKMVSEVSERKELHKMLGHLESIVSDMQEFVVFVSSYPRMSRQPYCSYLLLENCMFGRQEEQERVINFLLARHPPGGEEVIDVLPIIGPGRVGKSTLVEHVCHDERIPAQSNIEILSQANSH; translated from the exons ATGGATACCTTCTTTTCTGCAGTTCTTGGTGATCTTCTCAGCAGGTCCATATCCTTCATGGTTGACAGTTACTACCAGAAGCATCAGGGTGTTGAGGAGAATCTACAATGCTTACATCGCTTGCTGCTCCGGATCCAAGCCATCGTTGAGGAGGCTGACAGTAGGCACATCACAAATCAAGCTATGCTGCTGCAACTTAGAATGCTGAGCAATATGATGTACAGGGGCTACTACTTCCTTGATAATTTCAGGTGCCGAATCGTTCAAGCGCATGCTCAAGATGAGGTGCGTGATCACTCTCTTGCCCTGTCCTCTTTCAATCCATTAAAGCAGTTTTGCTTCTCCACTACAACAAGGAAAATGGTATCTGAAGTTTCGGAGAGAAAAGAGCTGCATAAGATGCTTGGTCACCTGGAAAGCATTGTTTCAGACATGCAGGAGTTTGTTGTGTTTGTGAGCAGCTACCCTCGTATGAGTCGACAACCTTATTGCAGCTACTTGTTGCTAGAGAACTGCATGTTTGGTCGCCAAGAAGAACAGGAAAGGGTCATCAACTTCCTGCTAGCACGACATCCTCCGGGCGGTGAAGAAGTTATTGATGTGCTTCCGATAATTGGCCCAGGCAGGGTTGGGAAGAGCACTCTTGTTGAGCATGTCTGCCATGATGAAAGG ATACCGGCGCAGTCAAATATCGAAATCCTGTCTCAGGCAAACAGTCATTAG